A window from Chiroxiphia lanceolata isolate bChiLan1 chromosome 3, bChiLan1.pri, whole genome shotgun sequence encodes these proteins:
- the CD164 gene encoding sialomucin core protein 24, with the protein MGRTLAFSLAALSLACCLCELAAGAEQSGGNAPVGVCGNFSDCDSCITNGTNIGVCTWITCEEGKEMCVNETEASVKAGECSPVQQCSSSSTFNTTVSPSNATTASSSATTASSNATTASSNATTTSSNVTTTSSATTAHTTIANVTNATTHAPLPTTTVTSPTTTPTTPGTSATVTPAPAARKSTFDAASFIGGIVLVLGLQAVIFFLYKFCKSKDRNYHTL; encoded by the exons ATGGGCCGGACACTCGCGTTCTCTCTCGCCGCCCTTTCCCTGGCGTGCTGCCTCTGCGAGCTGGCCGCGGGCGCCGAGCAGAGCGGCGGCAACGCGCCCGTCG gcgTCTGTGGAAACTTCTCTGACTGCGATTCATGTATAACTAATGGCACAAATATAGGAGTCTGCACGTGGATCACATGTGAAG AAGGTAAAGAGATGTGTGTAAATGAAACAGAAGCATCTGTGAAGGCTGGAGAATGTTCACCTGTACAACAGTGTTCCT CTTCCAGTACTTTCAATACTACTGTATCACCTTCCAATGCTACCACAGCGTCTTCCAGTGCTACCACAGCATCTTCCAATGCTACCACAGCGTCTTCCAATGCTACCACAACATCTTCCAATGTGACCACAACCAGTTCTGCTACCACAGCTCATACTACTATAG CTAATGTCACCAATGCAACTACACATGCTCCTCTGCCTACAACTACCGTTACTTCACCTACCACAACACCTACTACTCCAG GTACGAGTGCTACTGTGACTCCTGCACCTGCTGCACGCAAATCTACATTTGATGCTGCAAGTTTCATAGGTGGAATTGTCCTTGTTCTGGGTCTGCAggctgttattttctttctgtacaaATTCTGCAAGTCAAAAGACCGAAACTATCACACACTTTAG